From Deferrisoma camini S3R1, the proteins below share one genomic window:
- a CDS encoding thiolase family protein, producing MRQLSDVVFVSAVRTPMGRFGGTLKDMKVYDMASFPIREALRRANVSGDEVDDAIIGSCRQAGNHVNPARTAALKGGVGQNVPGVTINKACPAGMKAISLATQLIQVGQADVVLCGGMESMSTIPHLIKGYRWKGFRMGPVTIEDGWSDSHDPIADLSMGLTAENLVEKYGLSRRELDEFAADSHRKAAEAQKNGWFDAEITPVTVPGTRKTPEIVFDKDESIRYEVSVEQMAKLPPAFKKDGSVTAGNSCGLTDGAAFLVAMTREKAEEKGLKPLFSVVEYTQTAVDGRYMGEGPGVAIPRALERAGMTLDDMDLIEVNEAFAAQIIANERMLGWDRSKLNVHGGAIALGHPTGCSGARIIVTLYHALKRLDKELGIASICGGGGSTMAMIIRRES from the coding sequence ATGCGCCAACTCAGCGACGTGGTTTTCGTGAGCGCCGTCCGCACGCCCATGGGCCGGTTCGGGGGCACCCTGAAGGACATGAAGGTGTACGACATGGCCTCGTTTCCCATCCGCGAGGCCCTCCGGCGCGCCAACGTGTCGGGCGACGAGGTGGACGACGCGATCATCGGTTCGTGCCGCCAGGCGGGCAACCATGTCAACCCGGCCCGCACCGCCGCCCTGAAGGGCGGGGTGGGCCAGAACGTGCCCGGGGTCACCATCAACAAGGCCTGCCCGGCCGGGATGAAGGCCATCAGCCTGGCCACCCAGCTCATCCAGGTGGGCCAGGCCGACGTGGTGCTGTGCGGCGGCATGGAGAGCATGTCCACGATCCCGCACCTGATCAAGGGCTACCGGTGGAAGGGCTTCCGCATGGGGCCGGTGACCATCGAGGACGGCTGGAGCGACTCCCACGATCCGATCGCGGACCTGTCCATGGGGCTCACGGCCGAGAACCTGGTGGAGAAGTACGGCCTCAGCCGCAGGGAGCTCGACGAGTTCGCGGCCGACAGCCACCGCAAGGCGGCCGAGGCCCAGAAAAACGGGTGGTTCGACGCGGAGATCACCCCGGTCACGGTGCCCGGCACCCGCAAGACCCCGGAGATCGTGTTCGACAAGGACGAGTCCATCCGCTACGAGGTCAGCGTCGAGCAGATGGCCAAGCTGCCCCCCGCGTTCAAGAAGGACGGCTCGGTGACCGCCGGCAACTCGTGTGGCCTGACCGACGGCGCCGCGTTCCTGGTGGCCATGACCCGGGAGAAGGCCGAGGAGAAGGGCCTGAAGCCCCTGTTCTCGGTGGTCGAGTACACCCAGACCGCGGTGGACGGCCGGTACATGGGCGAGGGGCCGGGCGTGGCGATCCCCCGGGCGCTGGAGCGCGCCGGCATGACCCTGGACGACATGGACCTGATCGAGGTGAACGAGGCGTTCGCAGCCCAGATCATCGCCAACGAGCGGATGCTAGGCTGGGACCGGTCCAAGCTCAACGTCCACGGCGGCGCCATCGCCCTGGGTCACCCCACCGGCTGCTCGGGCGCCCGGATCATCGTGACCCTGTACCATGCGCTCAAGCGCCTGGACAAGGAGCTGGGCATCGCCTCGATCTGCGGCGGCGGCGGGTCCACCATGGCCATGATCATCCGCCGGGAGTCGTAA
- a CDS encoding SDR family NAD(P)-dependent oxidoreductase, with protein sequence MIDLTGKVAIVTGGTRGIGAEIVRTLARQGADVALNYRKSAEEAEKMVKEVEALGRRGLAVQADVASFSDAQAMVDKVVAELGGLHILVTNAGMNWDGVLWKMSEEQFDRVIDVDLKGTWNYLRAAAPIFREQKWGRFLSITSINGLRGKFGQTNYSAAKAGVIGLTKAAAKDLGKYGITCNSIAPGFILTEMGESMPAEFREAAINESAVKRAGKPEDVAWLVAFLASECGRHITGEVIKVDGGQYI encoded by the coding sequence ATGATCGACCTGACCGGAAAGGTGGCCATCGTCACGGGCGGCACCCGGGGGATCGGCGCGGAGATCGTGCGCACCCTGGCACGCCAGGGGGCGGACGTGGCCCTGAACTACCGCAAGAGCGCCGAAGAGGCGGAGAAGATGGTCAAGGAGGTGGAGGCCCTGGGCCGCAGGGGCCTGGCCGTGCAGGCCGACGTGGCGAGCTTCTCGGACGCCCAGGCCATGGTGGACAAGGTGGTGGCCGAGCTGGGCGGGCTCCACATCCTGGTCACCAACGCCGGCATGAACTGGGACGGCGTCCTGTGGAAGATGAGCGAGGAGCAGTTCGACCGGGTGATCGACGTGGACCTGAAGGGCACCTGGAACTATCTGCGGGCCGCGGCCCCGATCTTCCGGGAGCAGAAGTGGGGCCGGTTCCTTTCGATCACCTCGATCAACGGGCTGCGGGGCAAGTTCGGCCAGACCAACTACTCGGCCGCCAAGGCCGGCGTGATCGGGCTCACCAAGGCCGCGGCCAAGGACCTGGGGAAGTACGGCATCACCTGCAACTCCATCGCCCCCGGGTTCATCCTGACCGAGATGGGCGAGAGCATGCCGGCCGAGTTCCGCGAGGCGGCCATCAACGAGTCGGCCGTGAAGCGGGCCGGCAAGCCCGAGGACGTGGCCTGGCTCGTGGCCTTCCTGGCCTCGGAGTGCGGCCGCCACATTACCGGCGAGGTGATCAAGGTGGACGGAGGGCAGTACATCTAA
- a CDS encoding enoyl-CoA hydratase/isomerase family protein — protein MSDYKFIKTWDADGAAWISINRPPYNVLDIPTMEELNDALAAVKSRELEVRALVVTAEGDKAFSAGVDVADHTPDKVEKMVEVFHEIFHHLDALEIPTLAAVKGAALGGGCELAIFCDMIVAADNMKIGQPEVKVGVFPPLAAVVLPRLIPDKRAFELIVGGETIRAEEALRLGLVNKVVPLDAFDEEFGKFLRVFTTLSGPVLRATKKAIRTAKGLPFADALSRVEQVYLHDLMTTEDAKEGLQAFLEKRRPEWKHR, from the coding sequence ATGTCCGACTACAAGTTCATCAAGACCTGGGATGCCGATGGTGCCGCGTGGATCTCGATCAACCGGCCGCCGTACAACGTGCTGGACATCCCCACCATGGAGGAGCTCAACGACGCCCTGGCCGCGGTGAAGTCCCGCGAGCTGGAGGTGCGGGCCCTGGTGGTCACCGCCGAGGGGGACAAGGCGTTCTCCGCCGGGGTGGACGTGGCCGACCACACCCCCGACAAGGTGGAGAAGATGGTGGAGGTGTTCCACGAGATCTTCCACCACCTGGACGCCCTCGAGATCCCCACCCTCGCCGCGGTCAAGGGCGCGGCCCTGGGCGGCGGGTGCGAGCTGGCGATCTTCTGCGACATGATCGTGGCGGCCGACAACATGAAGATCGGCCAGCCCGAGGTGAAGGTGGGCGTGTTCCCGCCCCTGGCCGCGGTGGTGCTGCCCCGGCTGATCCCGGACAAGCGGGCCTTCGAGCTGATCGTGGGCGGCGAGACGATCCGGGCGGAGGAGGCCCTGCGCCTGGGCCTCGTGAACAAGGTGGTTCCGCTGGACGCGTTCGACGAGGAGTTCGGAAAGTTCCTGCGGGTGTTCACCACCCTGTCCGGCCCGGTGCTCCGGGCCACCAAGAAGGCCATCCGCACCGCAAAGGGCCTGCCGTTCGCCGACGCGCTGTCCCGGGTGGAGCAGGTATACCTCCACGACCTGATGACCACCGAGGACGCGAAAGAGGGCCTCCAAGCGTTCCTGGAGAAACGCCGGCCCGAGTGGAAGCACCGCTGA
- a CDS encoding amidohydrolase family protein, which translates to MIIDFHVHLAAREHLEPIAAEFCDSFWDGRGDWDALLRPQAFDAYLEREGVDYAVGLPEISPRVTGVTTNEYVRERFGRCRRLILFANLNPWVTPRPDQEVRRLADQGFRGLKLYPTYQHFYPDARELYPLYAACQELGWPVMVHTGSSVFRGAKLKFGDPLFLDEVAVDFPDLTLLMVHGGRGFWYDRAAFLAGLHPNLYLEVSGLPPKKLLEYFPDLERIHHKVVFGSDWPGNPGIRANVEAIRRLPLSEPAKRAILGENAARILGLEAAP; encoded by the coding sequence ATGATCATCGACTTCCACGTCCACCTGGCCGCCCGGGAGCACCTGGAGCCGATCGCGGCCGAGTTCTGCGACAGCTTCTGGGACGGCCGGGGGGACTGGGACGCCCTCCTGCGCCCCCAGGCGTTCGACGCGTACCTGGAGCGGGAGGGGGTGGACTACGCGGTGGGGCTGCCCGAGATCAGCCCCCGGGTCACCGGCGTCACCACGAACGAGTACGTGCGGGAGCGGTTCGGACGGTGTCGCCGCCTGATCCTGTTCGCGAACCTGAACCCCTGGGTCACCCCGCGGCCCGACCAGGAGGTGCGGCGGCTGGCGGACCAGGGGTTCCGAGGGCTGAAGCTCTACCCGACGTACCAGCACTTTTACCCCGACGCCCGGGAGCTCTACCCGCTGTACGCGGCGTGCCAGGAGCTGGGCTGGCCGGTCATGGTGCACACCGGCTCCAGCGTGTTCCGGGGGGCCAAGCTGAAGTTCGGAGACCCTCTGTTTCTGGACGAGGTGGCCGTGGACTTCCCCGACCTGACGCTTCTGATGGTCCACGGCGGCCGGGGGTTCTGGTACGACCGCGCGGCGTTCTTGGCGGGGCTGCACCCGAACCTGTACCTGGAGGTCTCGGGGCTGCCTCCCAAGAAGCTGCTGGAGTACTTTCCGGACCTGGAGCGAATCCACCATAAGGTGGTGTTCGGCTCCGACTGGCCGGGCAACCCCGGGATCCGGGCGAACGTGGAGGCGATCCGGCGGCTTCCCCTGTCCGAGCCGGCCAAACGGGCGATCCTGGGGGAGAACGCGGCCCGGATCCTCGGCCTGGAGGCCGCCCCGTGA
- a CDS encoding cysteine hydrolase family protein encodes MKPALVVVDMLVDNLKTHRHTAVAAEGMAIVPAVRRAAEACRAAGAPVVFANDSFLPGDFLFGGRMQPHALRGTPGAEVIPELDPRPSDIRLPKRRFSAFYKTDLDQTLRLLGVDTVVVAGITTPYCVLTTALDALAHDFRAVILEDASAAHKREVHEACLSLYRNSPLWPLFRVETVDTFVETLAAGAWPGH; translated from the coding sequence GTGAAGCCGGCGCTGGTGGTGGTGGACATGCTGGTGGACAACCTCAAGACCCACCGGCACACGGCCGTCGCGGCCGAGGGCATGGCGATCGTGCCGGCGGTGCGGCGGGCGGCGGAGGCGTGCCGGGCGGCGGGAGCGCCCGTGGTGTTTGCCAACGACTCGTTCCTGCCCGGGGACTTCCTGTTCGGGGGGAGGATGCAGCCCCACGCCCTGCGGGGCACGCCGGGGGCCGAGGTGATCCCGGAACTGGACCCCCGGCCGTCGGACATCCGGCTGCCCAAGCGCCGGTTCAGCGCGTTCTACAAGACCGACCTGGACCAGACCCTGCGGCTCCTGGGGGTGGACACGGTAGTGGTGGCCGGCATCACCACCCCCTACTGCGTGCTGACCACCGCCCTGGACGCCCTGGCCCACGACTTCCGGGCCGTGATCCTGGAGGACGCCTCGGCCGCCCACAAACGCGAGGTTCATGAGGCCTGCCTCTCGCTCTACCGGAACAGCCCCCTGTGGCCCCTGTTCCGGGTGGAGACCGTGGACACCTTCGTGGAGACCCTGGCCGCCGGAGCGTGGCCGGGGCACTGA
- the had gene encoding 6-hydroxycyclohex-1-ene-1-carbonyl-CoA dehydrogenase, with translation MSVPEKIQAWQMTKAGDPKAGTPGVLERVELDVPELGEGEVLVEVAGCGVCHTDLSYFYQGVPTVNPPPLVLGHEISGTVVAGPSDWVGKEVLIPAVMPCGECDICKAGRGNRCLAQKMPGNSLGTYGGYASHIVVPYRDLCVIENRDKPLSHYAVIADAVTTPYQAAVRGDLKPGDRVIVIGCAGGVGIYMTQMAKAFGASFVVGLDIDDAKLERARQYGADATINPLNKSPKEVAGELKAIAKQNGLPHNWGWKIFEVSGTKPGQELGLALLSFVGRMVVVGYTPAKVEYMLSRLMAFDAEIVGTWGCLPKHYPEVLKLVQEGKVQVEPFIETRPMSQIQEVFEAAHHRKLEKRVILEPDF, from the coding sequence ATGAGCGTTCCCGAAAAGATCCAAGCGTGGCAGATGACCAAGGCCGGCGACCCCAAGGCGGGCACCCCCGGGGTGCTGGAGCGGGTGGAGCTGGACGTGCCCGAGCTCGGCGAGGGCGAGGTGCTGGTGGAGGTGGCGGGCTGCGGCGTGTGCCACACCGACCTCTCCTACTTCTACCAGGGCGTTCCCACGGTGAACCCGCCCCCCCTGGTGCTGGGCCACGAAATCAGCGGCACCGTGGTGGCCGGCCCGTCCGACTGGGTGGGTAAGGAGGTGCTGATCCCGGCCGTGATGCCCTGCGGGGAGTGCGACATCTGCAAGGCCGGCCGGGGCAACCGTTGCCTGGCCCAGAAGATGCCCGGCAACAGCCTGGGCACCTACGGCGGATACGCCAGCCACATCGTGGTGCCGTACCGGGACCTGTGCGTGATCGAGAACCGGGACAAGCCCCTGTCCCACTACGCGGTCATCGCCGACGCGGTCACCACCCCCTACCAGGCGGCGGTGCGCGGCGACCTCAAGCCCGGCGACCGGGTGATCGTGATCGGGTGCGCCGGCGGGGTCGGGATCTACATGACCCAGATGGCCAAGGCGTTCGGCGCCTCGTTCGTGGTGGGCCTGGACATCGACGACGCCAAACTGGAGCGGGCCCGGCAGTACGGGGCCGACGCCACGATCAACCCCCTCAACAAGAGCCCCAAGGAGGTGGCCGGCGAGCTCAAGGCCATCGCCAAGCAGAACGGCCTGCCCCACAACTGGGGCTGGAAGATCTTCGAGGTGTCCGGCACCAAGCCGGGCCAGGAGCTGGGGCTCGCGCTCTTGTCGTTCGTGGGCCGGATGGTGGTGGTGGGGTACACCCCGGCCAAGGTGGAGTACATGCTCTCGCGGCTCATGGCCTTCGACGCCGAGATCGTGGGCACCTGGGGCTGCCTGCCCAAGCACTACCCCGAGGTCCTGAAGCTGGTGCAGGAGGGCAAGGTGCAGGTGGAGCCGTTCATCGAAACCCGGCCCATGAGCCAGATCCAGGAGGTGTTCGAGGCGGCCCACCACCGCAAGCTGGAGAAGCGCGTGATCCTGGAGCCGGACTTCTAG
- the oah gene encoding 6-oxocyclohex-1-ene-1-carbonyl-CoA hydratase has product MSLDWLPRDNEMKDHGLFKGEYWGTEPPCTVYEKKPLVDPDGNVVPDLYVAWITLNNPKQYNSYTTEMVKGVIAGFKAASGDRSVVAVVFTGAGDKAFCTGGNTVEYSQYYSRRPNEYGEYMDLFNLMVDSILDCKKPVICRVNGMRVAGGQEIGMACDLAVSSDLAVYGQAGPKHGSAPVGGSTDFLPWFLTMEDAMWNCISCELWSAYKMKAKGLISKVVPVLKTADGKFIRNPQVVTEEYVRDGEIVYGEFKTGDEAKKAKELVKSCTVDFELLDKEVNQIIWRFANLFPGCLQMSIDMIRAKKKFFWDQAKLANRHWLAANMMCEAFLGFTAFSTRKMTGEDVIDFLKYRQLVAQGALMDEDAFEQVLPKPKG; this is encoded by the coding sequence ATGAGCCTCGATTGGCTGCCCCGCGACAACGAGATGAAGGACCACGGCCTGTTCAAGGGCGAGTACTGGGGCACGGAGCCGCCGTGCACCGTGTACGAGAAGAAGCCCCTGGTCGATCCCGACGGCAACGTGGTGCCCGACCTGTACGTGGCCTGGATCACGCTGAACAACCCCAAGCAGTACAACTCGTACACCACCGAGATGGTCAAGGGCGTGATCGCCGGGTTCAAGGCCGCCTCGGGCGACCGGTCGGTGGTGGCCGTGGTGTTCACCGGCGCGGGCGACAAGGCCTTCTGCACCGGCGGGAACACCGTGGAGTACTCCCAGTACTACTCCCGCCGACCCAACGAGTACGGCGAGTACATGGACCTGTTCAACCTGATGGTCGACTCGATCCTCGACTGCAAGAAGCCCGTGATCTGCCGGGTCAACGGCATGCGGGTGGCCGGAGGCCAGGAGATCGGCATGGCCTGCGACCTGGCGGTCAGCTCGGACCTGGCGGTGTACGGCCAGGCCGGCCCCAAGCACGGCTCGGCGCCCGTGGGCGGCTCCACCGACTTCCTCCCGTGGTTCCTGACCATGGAGGACGCCATGTGGAACTGCATCTCGTGCGAGCTGTGGTCGGCCTACAAGATGAAGGCCAAGGGCCTGATCTCCAAGGTGGTGCCGGTGCTCAAGACGGCTGACGGCAAGTTCATCCGCAACCCCCAGGTGGTCACCGAGGAGTACGTGCGCGACGGCGAGATCGTGTACGGCGAGTTCAAGACCGGCGACGAGGCCAAGAAGGCCAAGGAGCTCGTCAAGTCGTGCACCGTGGACTTCGAGCTCCTGGACAAGGAGGTGAATCAGATCATCTGGCGGTTCGCCAATCTGTTCCCGGGCTGCCTCCAGATGTCCATCGACATGATCCGGGCCAAGAAGAAGTTCTTCTGGGACCAGGCCAAGCTCGCGAACCGCCACTGGCTCGCGGCCAACATGATGTGCGAGGCCTTCCTGGGCTTCACCGCGTTCAGCACCCGGAAGATGACCGGCGAGGACGTGATCGACTTCCTCAAGTACCGTCAGCTGGTGGCCCAGGGGGCGCTCATGGACGAGGACGCCTTCGAGCAGGTGCTTCCCAAGCCCAAGGGCTGA
- a CDS encoding menaquinone biosynthetic enzyme MqnA/MqnD family protein produces the protein MSRPLRVGRIGFANCTPLYLALEDLGLSGVEFVEGVPTELNRLLREGDVDLAPSSSAEYLARPELYGFLPDLSISSIGTVASVLLFSRVPLDALGDRRVGLSPASATSVWLLRVLLEGRLGLSPRYCEPSEDCEAVLWIGDRALREARSGGWPHLYDLGELWYRATGTPFVFALWICRRDAFARCPREVRRVYRALIEARQRAYRNFPSLARQAPEAAWMGEGALLSYWQTISYDLTAWHREGLRRFAEAVVALGVLPRVPDLTPLPVETPV, from the coding sequence GTGAGCCGGCCCCTGCGGGTGGGGAGGATCGGGTTCGCCAACTGCACGCCCCTGTATCTGGCCCTGGAGGATCTGGGGCTTTCGGGGGTGGAGTTCGTGGAGGGGGTGCCCACCGAGCTCAACCGCCTCCTCCGGGAGGGGGATGTGGACCTGGCCCCGTCCTCGTCGGCCGAGTACCTGGCCCGGCCCGAGCTCTACGGATTCCTGCCGGACCTCTCCATCTCGTCCATCGGCACGGTGGCCTCGGTGCTCCTGTTCAGCCGGGTCCCCCTGGATGCCCTGGGGGATCGGCGGGTCGGGCTCTCCCCGGCCTCGGCCACCTCGGTCTGGCTGCTGCGGGTGCTGCTGGAGGGGCGCCTGGGTCTCTCCCCCCGATACTGCGAGCCCTCGGAGGACTGTGAGGCCGTGCTCTGGATCGGGGACCGGGCCCTCCGGGAGGCCCGGTCCGGAGGGTGGCCCCACCTCTACGATCTGGGCGAGCTGTGGTACCGTGCCACCGGCACCCCGTTCGTGTTCGCCCTGTGGATCTGCCGGCGCGACGCGTTCGCCCGGTGCCCCCGCGAGGTGCGCCGGGTGTACCGGGCCCTGATCGAGGCCCGCCAGCGGGCCTACCGGAACTTTCCCTCCCTGGCCCGACAGGCCCCGGAGGCCGCGTGGATGGGCGAGGGCGCCCTCCTCTCCTACTGGCAGACCATCTCCTACGACCTCACCGCCTGGCACCGCGAAGGACTGCGGCGGTTCGCCGAAGCGGTCGTCGCCCTGGGCGTTCTTCCCCGCGTGCCGGACCTCACCCCCCTGCCGGTGGAAACGCCGGTCTGA
- a CDS encoding NUDIX hydrolase codes for MNSNKAPKKVSTRRTVHRGRVVDLGIERVRLPDDRTLLLEVVRHPGGAAVVALDDRGRVCLLRQFRHAAGGWLWELPAGKLDPGEEPIRTAERELAEEAGLRAGRWEGLGSVLPTPGFCDEEVHLFLARDLEPVPTAHGPHEWIEVHWWGFAEAVDRAARGELKDAKTVVALLRAAARGGVP; via the coding sequence ATGAACTCTAACAAAGCGCCGAAGAAGGTGTCCACCCGGCGAACCGTGCACCGGGGCCGGGTGGTGGATCTTGGGATCGAGCGGGTGCGCCTGCCCGACGACCGGACCCTGCTCCTGGAGGTGGTTCGCCACCCCGGCGGGGCCGCGGTGGTGGCGTTGGACGACCGCGGCCGGGTCTGCCTGCTGCGCCAGTTCCGGCACGCGGCCGGGGGGTGGCTGTGGGAGCTGCCGGCCGGCAAGCTCGATCCTGGGGAGGAGCCGATCCGCACGGCCGAGAGGGAGCTGGCCGAGGAGGCGGGCCTGCGGGCCGGAAGGTGGGAGGGCCTGGGGTCGGTGCTGCCCACCCCCGGGTTTTGCGACGAGGAGGTGCACCTGTTCCTGGCCCGCGATCTGGAGCCGGTGCCCACCGCCCACGGCCCCCACGAGTGGATCGAGGTGCACTGGTGGGGGTTCGCCGAGGCGGTGGACCGGGCGGCTCGGGGGGAGCTCAAGGACGCCAAGACGGTGGTCGCGCTGCTGCGGGCGGCAGCCCGAGGGGGGGTGCCGTGA
- a CDS encoding menaquinone biosynthesis decarboxylase, whose amino-acid sequence MELHTPMSAFSDLRGFAAALEAAGELVRIPDPLSPHLEIPAVADRMMKTPGGGKALWFERPQGHDMPVLVNAFGSRRRMALALGVDDVEQVADRIRRWLSVGPPRGLAETLRLAARLPELRGLRPKRIRKGTAPCQEVVHRGEAVDLTRLPVLTCWPDDGGPFVTFPCVFTRDPKTGRQNVGMYRLQVFDRNTTGMHWHIHKDASRLYHAHRKQGRPMPVAVAIGTDPVVTYCATAPLPPGMDEILLAGFIRKRPVEMVPCLTVDLEVPATAEIVLEGYVAPDETRIEGPFGDHTGYYSPAEPYPVFHVTAVTHRRNPVYFATVVGVPPMEDAWMGWATERVFAPLLSTQWPEVLDMHLPAEGVFHNLALFRIEKHFPMQARRLFQGLWGAGQMSFTKVLVALDADVDVTDPQAATRAVLDRLRLPEGLVVTEGVLDALDHSGIRPLWGGKLGVDATRPLPGEPGHGESLPTTEPAPPETQLLERLRPRFPGLGACRIPFSDTRVTLVLLVLDKGRPGEGKELAAAAIEHPGVDVAVAVEGTPADPLSRLAWRALASIDPVRDLVVRGTKVAVDATSKAPQEGYDREWPAEVAHPPELVARAEEILRARGLV is encoded by the coding sequence ATGGAGCTTCACACTCCGATGAGCGCGTTCTCCGACCTGCGCGGGTTCGCGGCCGCCTTGGAGGCGGCCGGCGAGCTCGTGAGGATCCCCGACCCCCTCTCCCCCCACCTGGAGATCCCGGCGGTGGCCGACCGGATGATGAAGACGCCGGGCGGCGGCAAGGCCCTCTGGTTCGAGCGGCCGCAGGGGCACGACATGCCGGTTCTGGTCAACGCGTTCGGAAGCCGGCGGCGGATGGCCCTGGCCCTGGGCGTGGACGACGTGGAGCAGGTGGCCGACCGGATCCGACGGTGGCTGTCGGTCGGGCCGCCCCGGGGCCTGGCAGAGACGCTGAGACTCGCGGCCAGACTGCCCGAGCTCCGGGGCCTGCGGCCCAAGCGGATCCGAAAGGGCACGGCCCCTTGCCAGGAGGTGGTGCACCGGGGAGAGGCCGTGGACCTCACCCGCCTGCCCGTTCTGACCTGCTGGCCCGACGACGGGGGGCCGTTCGTGACGTTCCCGTGCGTGTTCACCCGGGACCCCAAGACCGGTCGGCAGAACGTGGGCATGTACCGCCTGCAGGTGTTCGACCGCAACACCACCGGCATGCACTGGCACATCCACAAAGACGCGAGCCGGCTCTACCACGCCCACCGCAAGCAGGGCCGGCCCATGCCGGTGGCCGTGGCCATCGGCACCGATCCGGTGGTGACCTACTGCGCCACGGCCCCCCTGCCGCCGGGGATGGACGAGATCCTCCTGGCCGGCTTCATCCGGAAGCGGCCGGTGGAGATGGTGCCGTGCCTCACGGTGGACCTGGAGGTGCCGGCCACGGCGGAGATCGTGCTGGAGGGTTACGTGGCCCCCGACGAGACCCGGATCGAGGGGCCCTTCGGGGACCACACGGGGTACTACTCGCCGGCGGAGCCCTATCCCGTGTTCCACGTGACCGCCGTGACCCACCGCCGGAATCCCGTCTACTTCGCCACCGTGGTGGGGGTGCCCCCCATGGAGGACGCCTGGATGGGCTGGGCCACCGAGAGGGTGTTCGCCCCCCTGCTCTCCACCCAGTGGCCCGAGGTGCTCGACATGCACCTCCCGGCCGAGGGGGTGTTCCACAACCTCGCCCTGTTCCGGATCGAGAAGCACTTTCCCATGCAGGCCCGCCGGCTGTTCCAGGGCCTGTGGGGTGCCGGCCAGATGAGCTTCACGAAGGTTCTGGTGGCCCTCGACGCCGACGTGGACGTGACCGACCCGCAGGCCGCGACCCGGGCCGTGCTGGACCGGCTGAGGTTGCCGGAGGGCCTGGTGGTCACCGAGGGGGTGCTGGACGCCCTGGACCACTCCGGGATCCGGCCCCTCTGGGGAGGGAAGCTGGGCGTGGACGCCACCCGCCCCCTTCCCGGCGAGCCCGGCCACGGCGAGTCGCTCCCGACCACCGAACCCGCCCCCCCGGAGACCCAGCTCCTCGAGCGGCTCCGGCCCCGGTTCCCGGGCCTGGGGGCCTGCCGGATTCCTTTTTCTGACACCCGGGTTACCCTTGTGCTGCTGGTCCTGGACAAGGGCCGGCCGGGCGAGGGCAAGGAGCTGGCCGCCGCCGCGATCGAGCACCCCGGCGTGGACGTGGCGGTGGCGGTGGAGGGGACGCCCGCCGATCCGTTGAGCCGGCTCGCGTGGCGGGCCCTTGCGAGCATCGACCCCGTGCGGGACCTCGTGGTGCGGGGGACCAAGGTGGCCGTGGACGCCACCTCCAAGGCCCCCCAGGAGGGGTACGACCGGGAGTGGCCCGCCGAGGTGGCGCATCCCCCCGAACTCGTGGCCCGGGCCGAGGAGATCCTTCGGGCCCGCGGCCTGGTGTGA
- the epsC gene encoding serine O-acetyltransferase EpsC, giving the protein MDSDTLTCARPDAEEEACHTEQEHQKEHRSRLPEAVERLVESCRTVPHIAHVDTALIPSKEEVTDLVRLAIRLVFPGFFGHQELDWNSLPYRVGEGAAELFDRLSLQIARSIRHECRRTESLCTHCLDTGQKQAIDFLYRLPKVRELVSGDVVAAYRGDPAAKSYDEIVFCYPGLYAIAVYRLAHELWDLGVPLLPRMMTELAHSETGIDIHPGARIGREFFIDHGTGVVIGETTDIGDRVTLYQGVTLGALSFPRDERGDLVRGRKRHPTIEDDVIIYSGATILGGDTVIGRGCVIGGNVWLTESVPPGTKVTMKAPELVYRPAPPNGGAG; this is encoded by the coding sequence ATGGACAGCGACACCCTGACCTGCGCCCGCCCCGACGCGGAAGAGGAAGCCTGCCACACGGAGCAGGAGCACCAGAAGGAGCACCGGAGCCGGCTTCCCGAGGCCGTGGAGCGGCTGGTGGAGAGCTGCCGCACCGTGCCCCACATCGCCCACGTGGACACCGCCCTGATCCCGTCGAAAGAGGAGGTCACCGATCTGGTCCGGTTGGCCATCCGGTTGGTGTTCCCCGGGTTCTTCGGGCACCAGGAGCTCGACTGGAACAGCCTGCCCTACCGGGTGGGCGAGGGGGCGGCCGAGCTGTTCGACCGGCTGAGCCTCCAGATCGCCCGCTCGATCCGCCACGAGTGTCGCAGGACCGAGAGCCTGTGCACCCACTGCCTGGACACCGGTCAGAAACAGGCGATCGATTTCCTCTACCGCCTGCCGAAGGTCCGGGAACTCGTGTCGGGGGACGTGGTGGCGGCCTACCGGGGCGACCCCGCGGCCAAGAGCTACGACGAGATCGTGTTCTGTTACCCCGGGCTCTACGCCATCGCGGTGTACCGCCTGGCCCACGAGCTATGGGACCTGGGGGTGCCCCTGCTGCCCCGGATGATGACCGAGCTGGCCCATAGCGAGACCGGCATCGACATCCATCCCGGCGCCCGGATCGGCCGGGAGTTCTTCATCGACCACGGCACCGGCGTGGTGATCGGCGAGACCACCGACATCGGCGACCGGGTCACCCTGTACCAGGGGGTCACCCTCGGGGCGCTCTCGTTCCCCCGGGACGAGCGCGGGGACCTGGTCCGGGGCCGGAAGCGGCACCCCACCATCGAGGACGACGTGATCATCTACTCCGGGGCCACCATCCTGGGCGGCGACACCGTGATCGGCCGGGGGTGCGTGATCGGCGGCAACGTGTGGCTCACCGAGAGCGTGCCCCCGGGCACCAAGGTCACCATGAAAGCGCCGGAGCTCGTGTACCGCCCCGCGCCTCCCAACGGCGGGGCCGGCTGA